Proteins found in one Roseovarius pelagicus genomic segment:
- a CDS encoding alpha/beta hydrolase, with the protein MIYRFDRFSIDTTRHVFACDGEPVHLEPQVFALLTELARAHGALVSKDQLVQSVWQGLAISDATISARINAARMALGDTGRDQRMIRTVPKRGFQLVPEVIGQDVQGVGDVAMAAPSVRFAMSGDGAAIAHSVNGSGPPLMRVGHWLSHLELDWRCPVWQPFLARLGRNFTLHRYDQRGTGLSERDLTRVDLDDFVGDLLAVADAAGLETFPIFAASQAVPVAIRFAALHPERVSRMVLYGGYAVGRALRPSRPGEMDEDTVLGLIRAGWGQVDSAFFKAFISLFIPDGTPEQIASFARVQNLSITSENAAILRAAVDRFDASDDLERVRVPTLVIHAGGDAIQPITQSQHIAGTIPGARFTMLDSRNHVMLPQEPGWEEMMQAVTEFCLRSD; encoded by the coding sequence ATGATCTATCGCTTTGACCGGTTCAGCATCGACACGACGCGCCACGTTTTTGCCTGCGATGGCGAACCTGTGCATCTGGAGCCGCAGGTGTTTGCCCTTTTGACCGAACTGGCGCGGGCGCATGGTGCGCTGGTCAGTAAGGACCAACTGGTACAGTCGGTTTGGCAGGGGCTGGCCATCTCGGATGCGACCATCAGCGCGCGGATCAATGCCGCGCGTATGGCGCTGGGTGATACGGGCCGGGATCAGCGGATGATCCGCACAGTACCCAAACGCGGCTTTCAACTTGTACCCGAGGTGATCGGCCAAGATGTTCAGGGTGTTGGTGATGTTGCAATGGCAGCACCCAGCGTTCGGTTTGCGATGTCTGGCGACGGTGCGGCAATTGCGCATAGTGTTAACGGATCGGGACCGCCGCTGATGCGTGTTGGACATTGGCTGTCCCATCTGGAACTGGATTGGCGCTGTCCGGTCTGGCAGCCGTTCCTAGCGCGTCTGGGGCGAAATTTTACGCTGCATCGCTATGATCAGCGCGGCACAGGCCTGTCGGAGCGCGACCTGACGCGCGTTGATCTGGATGATTTTGTCGGCGATCTGCTGGCGGTGGCCGATGCGGCGGGGCTGGAGACGTTCCCGATCTTTGCAGCCTCGCAGGCCGTGCCGGTCGCGATCCGGTTCGCGGCACTTCACCCTGAACGCGTCAGCCGCATGGTGCTATATGGCGGATATGCGGTAGGCCGGGCATTGCGCCCGTCACGCCCGGGCGAGATGGATGAGGATACCGTTCTGGGACTGATCCGGGCGGGTTGGGGTCAGGTGGATAGCGCGTTTTTCAAGGCGTTCATCAGCCTGTTCATACCAGATGGCACGCCGGAACAGATCGCCAGCTTTGCCCGTGTGCAAAATCTGTCGATCACGTCCGAGAATGCCGCCATCTTGCGCGCGGCGGTGGATCGGTTCGATGCGTCGGACGATCTGGAACGGGTGCGCGTGCCCACATTGGTGATCCATGCGGGCGGTGATGCGATCCAGCCGATCACACAGAGTCAGCATATCGCGGGCACGATCCCCGGTGCGCGCTTTACGATGCTGGACAGCCGAAACCATGTGATGCTGCCGCAAGAACCCGGTTGGGAAGAGATGATGCAGGCGGTTACGGAATTTTGCCTGCGCTCGGATTAG
- the glyA gene encoding serine hydroxymethyltransferase, producing the protein MTLAIRPWVPAACETRVQTIATRTAGATAPDIAARLETLAEDNRQIHERDCFNLNPATNVMNPRAEALLASGIGSRPSLGYPGDKYEMGLEAIEEIEVIAAALCAEVFGARHAEIRVPSGAIANLYAFMATCKPGDAIIAPPASIGGHVTHHGAGCAGLYGLRSLPASVSADGYTVDVDALRTLAHKSNSALITIGGSLNLFEHPVAQVREIADEVGAKLLFDAAHQCGIIAGRAWANPLDNGAHLMTMSTYKSLGGPAGGLIVTNDDEMAERLDAIAFPGMTANFDAAKSAALAMGMLDWRNHGAAYAAEMITLAQALAAALADEGVPIFAAKRGYTNSHQFAIEAANWGGGQAASKTLRKAGFLACGIGLPIDAVPGDMNGLRIGTPELVRWGVTSDHVPQLAGLIAKALRADEPATLAPEVAALRAEFDTLHHIN; encoded by the coding sequence ATGACACTCGCCATTCGCCCTTGGGTTCCCGCCGCTTGCGAAACCCGCGTTCAGACCATCGCCACGCGTACTGCGGGTGCAACCGCACCCGACATCGCCGCGCGACTGGAAACGCTCGCCGAGGATAATCGCCAGATCCACGAGCGCGATTGCTTCAACCTCAATCCGGCCACCAACGTGATGAACCCCCGCGCCGAGGCGCTGTTGGCCTCCGGGATCGGATCGCGCCCGTCGCTCGGGTATCCCGGCGACAAATACGAAATGGGGCTGGAAGCCATCGAAGAGATTGAGGTGATCGCCGCCGCGCTTTGTGCCGAGGTTTTCGGCGCGCGTCACGCTGAAATCCGCGTGCCCTCTGGTGCCATCGCCAACCTCTATGCCTTTATGGCGACGTGCAAACCCGGCGATGCGATCATCGCCCCCCCGGCCAGCATCGGGGGTCACGTCACCCATCATGGTGCAGGCTGTGCGGGCCTCTATGGCCTGCGTTCCCTGCCTGCCTCGGTCAGTGCCGATGGATATACCGTCGACGTCGACGCCCTGCGCACACTGGCGCACAAATCAAATTCGGCATTGATCACTATCGGAGGCAGCCTCAACCTGTTTGAGCATCCCGTAGCCCAAGTCCGCGAAATCGCGGATGAAGTGGGCGCCAAGCTGCTCTTTGACGCCGCGCACCAATGCGGCATCATTGCCGGGCGCGCATGGGCCAATCCGCTGGACAACGGCGCACATCTTATGACGATGAGCACCTACAAAAGCCTCGGTGGTCCTGCCGGTGGGTTGATCGTAACCAATGACGACGAGATGGCGGAACGGCTCGACGCCATTGCCTTTCCCGGCATGACCGCCAATTTCGATGCCGCTAAATCTGCCGCACTGGCCATGGGTATGCTGGATTGGCGAAACCACGGCGCGGCTTATGCGGCCGAGATGATCACGCTGGCCCAGGCACTGGCCGCAGCCCTCGCCGATGAGGGCGTGCCGATTTTCGCCGCGAAACGCGGATACACCAATTCGCACCAGTTCGCCATCGAGGCGGCCAATTGGGGCGGCGGGCAGGCCGCATCAAAAACACTGCGCAAGGCAGGATTTCTGGCCTGCGGCATCGGTCTGCCGATAGATGCGGTGCCCGGCGATATGAACGGCTTGCGCATCGGGACGCCCGAACTGGTTCGGTGGGGGGTGACGTCAGACCATGTGCCGCAACTGGCCGGATTGATTGCAAAAGCCTTGCGCGCCGATGAGCCGGCCACCCTCGCCCCCGAAGTGGCCGCCCTGCGCGCCGAGTTCGATACACTGCACCACATCAACTAA
- a CDS encoding LysR family transcriptional regulator — translation MSVSPPRPKGPPLNALRAFEAAARLGGFAAAAEELSVTPGAISQHIRSLEDWTGALLFERRSQGVRLTAAGAALLPGFTDAFNQMGQAVRALRALGNMRTLHIAVLPSVAQLWLAPRLPALRAALPGARISISALEMPPNLDREMFDLSLFLREPTGTQQEDILADDWILPVCCPTLAAGIAEPSDLTGHTLLHDAIWAGDWAHWTQAVGCELPDGEDGPQFSLYALAMAEAQSGAGVLMGHEVLVSRALEHGELVAPLPNRVSTGKALVLEQPRVGATRELKHLVAMLKDSV, via the coding sequence ATGTCGGTTTCACCACCACGGCCCAAAGGCCCACCGCTGAATGCCCTGCGTGCGTTCGAGGCCGCAGCACGGTTGGGTGGATTTGCGGCCGCCGCCGAAGAACTGAGCGTGACGCCGGGGGCTATTTCGCAACATATCCGCAGTCTTGAGGATTGGACCGGTGCACTACTGTTTGAGCGGCGCTCGCAAGGCGTGCGACTGACGGCGGCGGGTGCTGCGCTATTGCCCGGATTTACAGATGCGTTCAATCAGATGGGGCAGGCAGTGCGGGCCCTGCGCGCGTTGGGGAACATGCGCACCTTGCATATCGCCGTGCTGCCTAGTGTCGCGCAGTTATGGCTGGCGCCACGTTTGCCTGCGTTGCGGGCGGCCTTGCCGGGGGCAAGGATTTCGATATCGGCGCTCGAGATGCCGCCCAATCTGGATCGCGAGATGTTTGACCTCAGCCTGTTTCTGCGGGAACCAACGGGCACGCAGCAAGAGGACATTTTGGCCGATGACTGGATCTTGCCCGTTTGCTGTCCGACATTGGCGGCGGGGATTGCCGAGCCATCCGATCTGACGGGTCATACGCTGTTACACGATGCGATTTGGGCGGGGGACTGGGCGCATTGGACGCAGGCGGTGGGCTGTGAACTGCCCGATGGCGAGGACGGCCCGCAGTTTTCGCTATATGCGCTGGCGATGGCAGAGGCGCAGAGCGGAGCGGGTGTGCTGATGGGGCATGAGGTGCTGGTCTCTAGGGCGTTGGAGCATGGCGAACTGGTGGCACCGCTGCCGAACCGCGTGTCGACCGGCAAGGCGCTGGTTCTGGAACAGCCGAGAGTTGGGGCGACCAGAGAATTGAAACATCTGGTGGCGATGCTGAAAGACAGCGTTTAA
- a CDS encoding arginyltransferase: MRHTLPLAPQFYVTAPQPCPYLEGRMERKLFTALQGDGAQRLNDKLSKQGFRRSQNVLYRPSCSDCAACLSARIDVSKFAPTKSQRRTLRRNAGLERRATSPWATEEQYALFRTYLESRHAAGGMADMDAFEFAAMVEETPIRTRVVEYIDTATGDLVAVCLTDMLDDGASMVYSFFDPARASDSLGTHVILDHVDIARESGLPHVYLGYWVPGSDKMGYKAGFSGLEIYVGGAWEEMRDPDDYSAQAHPLSNDPIAEQVADIALPDGMPLRPSRG; the protein is encoded by the coding sequence ATGCGTCACACCCTGCCACTTGCGCCCCAATTCTACGTGACCGCCCCGCAGCCCTGCCCCTATCTGGAAGGCAGGATGGAGCGCAAACTGTTCACGGCGCTACAAGGCGATGGCGCACAACGGCTGAATGACAAACTGTCCAAACAGGGCTTTCGCCGGTCGCAGAACGTGCTCTACCGCCCGTCTTGCTCGGATTGCGCCGCCTGTCTTTCGGCGCGCATCGACGTCTCGAAATTCGCCCCGACCAAGAGCCAGCGGCGCACCCTGCGTCGCAACGCCGGACTAGAACGCCGCGCGACATCGCCTTGGGCCACAGAAGAGCAATACGCGCTCTTTCGCACCTATCTGGAAAGCCGCCACGCCGCTGGCGGCATGGCCGACATGGATGCGTTCGAATTCGCCGCTATGGTCGAAGAGACACCGATCCGCACCCGCGTGGTCGAATATATCGATACCGCCACCGGTGATCTGGTCGCGGTCTGCCTGACTGATATGCTCGATGATGGCGCCAGCATGGTGTACTCGTTTTTTGATCCCGCCCGCGCCAGTGACAGTCTGGGCACTCATGTGATCTTGGATCACGTCGATATCGCCCGAGAAAGCGGCCTGCCGCATGTCTACCTCGGCTACTGGGTGCCGGGTAGTGACAAGATGGGGTACAAGGCTGGCTTCTCAGGTTTGGAAATCTACGTTGGTGGTGCATGGGAAGAAATGCGCGATCCAGATGATTACAGCGCACAGGCCCATCCACTCAGCAATGATCCAATCGCCGAACAGGTCGCGGATATCGCATTGCCCGACGGGATGCCGTTGCGACCCAGCCGGGGCTGA
- a CDS encoding RDD family protein yields the protein MTWHLPDPDTQPEFYADVPMKRLAAWGVDTVIILVFTLLATLLTAFVGLLFFPLLFLTLGFVYRTATLASGSATWGMRLMAIEFRTFNGEKFDLPAAALHTLGYTVSFGMIFVQAISVVLMMASPRGQGLSDLMLGTVAINRRATR from the coding sequence ATGACATGGCATCTTCCAGACCCTGACACGCAACCTGAGTTTTACGCCGATGTGCCGATGAAACGGCTGGCGGCATGGGGCGTGGACACAGTGATTATTCTCGTCTTCACTTTGCTTGCCACGCTGCTCACGGCGTTTGTCGGTCTGCTGTTCTTTCCGCTTCTGTTTCTGACGCTCGGTTTCGTCTACCGGACGGCGACGCTGGCCAGTGGATCGGCCACGTGGGGGATGCGTTTGATGGCGATCGAGTTTCGGACCTTCAACGGAGAGAAATTCGACCTGCCGGCGGCGGCGTTGCATACCCTTGGCTATACTGTCTCGTTCGGGATGATTTTCGTTCAGGCGATTTCCGTCGTCCTGATGATGGCATCACCCCGCGGACAAGGGCTGAGCGACCTGATGCTGGGCACGGTCGCGATCAACCGGCGCGCCACGCGTTAG
- a CDS encoding DUF2852 domain-containing protein gives MTTLAPSAMAPRHNRLVMWLSRAEDWLDARGRGAWIAAMVLAFIVVWPVGLALLFYMIWSNKMNCSKSGHARLGRRSVTHRSSGNSAFDAYRDETLRRLQDEQENFEAFLDRLRQAKDKSEFDQFMDDRARKARDDMAPQEA, from the coding sequence ATGACCACACTCGCCCCATCCGCCATGGCACCTAGGCATAACCGTCTGGTGATGTGGCTCTCACGCGCCGAAGACTGGTTGGACGCGCGCGGGCGCGGCGCATGGATTGCGGCCATGGTACTGGCCTTTATCGTCGTCTGGCCTGTTGGCCTCGCCCTTCTCTTCTACATGATCTGGAGCAATAAAATGAATTGCAGTAAATCTGGCCATGCACGCCTCGGGCGCAGATCCGTGACCCACCGAAGCAGCGGCAACAGCGCATTTGATGCCTACCGCGACGAAACGCTGCGCCGCTTGCAGGACGAACAGGAAAATTTCGAAGCTTTCCTCGACCGTCTGCGTCAGGCCAAGGACAAGTCCGAGTTCGATCAGTTCATGGATGACCGCGCCCGCAAAGCCCGTGACGACATGGCACCCCAAGAAGCATAA
- a CDS encoding YbaK/EbsC family protein — MSKSLKRVTRALTEAGLDCLIQEIGHATTAQMAADLVGCEIDQIAKSIIFAGSDTGTAILFITAGGAQVDPACASALAGEPLGKADAALIRTQTGFAIGGVSPVGHLSAPRAYFDRRLLAFDQIWAAAGTPRHVFGAPPGEVLRVSGAELADFTV; from the coding sequence ATGAGCAAAAGCCTCAAACGTGTGACCCGTGCCCTGACCGAGGCCGGTCTTGATTGTCTCATTCAGGAGATCGGGCACGCCACCACTGCTCAGATGGCTGCTGATCTGGTTGGCTGCGAGATCGACCAGATCGCCAAATCCATCATCTTTGCCGGATCGGACACCGGTACGGCGATCTTGTTCATCACCGCAGGCGGCGCACAGGTCGACCCCGCCTGCGCCAGCGCGTTGGCAGGCGAGCCGCTGGGCAAGGCCGACGCTGCGCTGATCCGTACGCAAACCGGATTTGCCATTGGCGGTGTATCTCCGGTCGGGCACCTGAGCGCACCGCGCGCGTATTTTGACCGCCGCCTATTAGCGTTTGACCAGATCTGGGCCGCAGCCGGTACGCCACGCCACGTATTCGGCGCGCCCCCCGGTGAAGTGCTGCGCGTGTCAGGGGCGGAACTGGCGGACTTCACAGTTTAG
- a CDS encoding bifunctional [glutamine synthetase] adenylyltransferase/[glutamine synthetase]-adenylyl-L-tyrosine phosphorylase — MDFVSRITRLPHCFEPEHGAEARALLPRLSGDLAALVEGAAGCSPYLRSLMQQEAYWLSDALDNPEGARDAVFDALRDGANGAALAALLRQAKRRIALLAGLADLAGVWTLEEVTGALTTLADLACDAAMRETVGVEIKRGKLPGACEDDIASAGGMVTLAMGKMGAGELNYSSDIDLICLFDETRFACDDYHEARASFVRATRRMTALLSDRTGDGYVFRTDLRLRPDPSVTPVCMAMATAESYYESLGRTWERAAYIKARASAGDLAAGERFLEALTPFVWRRHLDFAAIEDAHNMRLRIRAHKGLGGAIDLDGHNMKLGRGGIREIEFFTQTRQIIAGGRDPDLRVRGTAEGLARLAAKGWVPQDAAEALTDHYRFHREVEHRLQMLRDAQTHDLPKAPEEWDRLAAFMGREADELRAELDTRLAAVHEMIEHFFDPGADAAPPTPVSDEVAALSQEVIARWPSYPALRSARAGEIFRRLRPDILSRLAETSHPSEALLAFDGFLSGLPAGVQVFSLFEANPQLIDLLIDIVGTAPTLATYLSRNAAVFDAVIVGDFFAAWPGRDVLLEGLRATLEAESDYEARLDAARRWRREWHFRVGVHHLRGLISGAEAGTQYADLADAILTVLWPEVVRQFAAKHGDPPGRGAVVLGMGSLGAGWLNAGSDLDLIVIYDADGAEGSDGVRPLATRPYYARLTQAMITALTAPMAQGRLYEVDMRLRPSGNQGPVATAWKSFRDYQSDEAWVWEHLALTRARVVTGDEALGNDVETFRRELLARPRDRGKVLKEVSEMRARIRAAKAPGGPLDAKFGPGRIQEIELIAQAGALMEGSPDRGTQAGLNAGVAIDWLSDADERALTDAYALWSSLLQAARLLGDKPLNPDALGAGAGQFVLRETGQPDTAALLAGLEHVTEQAGRVIESALLAAPKE; from the coding sequence ATGGATTTTGTCAGCCGCATTACACGATTGCCACATTGCTTTGAGCCCGAGCACGGCGCGGAGGCGCGCGCACTGTTGCCTCGGTTAAGTGGTGATCTGGCTGCGTTGGTCGAGGGGGCCGCAGGATGCAGCCCCTATCTGCGGAGCCTCATGCAACAGGAAGCGTATTGGCTGTCCGACGCGTTGGACAATCCGGAGGGCGCGCGCGATGCTGTCTTTGATGCCCTGCGTGACGGTGCCAATGGTGCCGCACTGGCTGCGCTGTTGCGGCAGGCCAAGCGCCGCATCGCACTACTTGCAGGACTGGCCGATCTGGCGGGCGTCTGGACGCTGGAAGAGGTGACCGGCGCGTTGACCACTTTGGCCGATCTGGCCTGCGATGCCGCGATGCGCGAAACGGTCGGGGTGGAAATCAAACGTGGCAAGCTGCCCGGCGCGTGCGAGGACGATATCGCCAGTGCTGGAGGCATGGTCACGCTGGCGATGGGTAAAATGGGCGCGGGAGAACTGAATTACAGTTCTGACATCGACCTGATCTGCCTGTTCGACGAAACCCGGTTCGCGTGCGATGACTATCACGAGGCCCGTGCATCCTTTGTCAGGGCGACGCGGCGCATGACCGCACTGCTGAGCGATCGGACCGGCGACGGTTATGTGTTTCGTACCGATTTGCGTCTGCGCCCCGATCCCTCTGTCACGCCGGTCTGCATGGCCATGGCCACGGCAGAATCCTACTACGAAAGCCTCGGACGGACATGGGAGCGCGCGGCCTATATCAAGGCGCGTGCCTCGGCTGGCGATCTGGCCGCGGGCGAGCGGTTTCTGGAGGCGCTAACACCGTTCGTCTGGCGCAGGCATCTGGATTTCGCCGCCATTGAGGACGCGCATAACATGCGTCTTCGCATCCGTGCCCACAAGGGTCTGGGCGGTGCGATTGATCTGGATGGGCACAACATGAAGCTGGGGCGCGGTGGTATCCGCGAGATCGAGTTTTTCACCCAGACCCGCCAGATCATCGCCGGGGGGCGCGATCCCGATCTGCGGGTGCGCGGTACTGCCGAAGGACTGGCACGGTTGGCAGCAAAGGGCTGGGTGCCACAAGACGCGGCTGAGGCGCTGACCGATCACTATCGGTTTCACCGCGAAGTCGAGCACCGGCTTCAGATGTTGCGCGATGCGCAAACCCATGATCTGCCCAAGGCACCCGAGGAGTGGGATCGTTTGGCTGCCTTCATGGGGCGCGAGGCGGACGAGTTACGCGCCGAACTGGACACGCGACTGGCCGCTGTGCACGAGATGATCGAACATTTCTTCGATCCCGGTGCGGATGCGGCACCCCCTACACCCGTATCCGATGAGGTGGCGGCGTTGTCGCAAGAAGTCATTGCGCGCTGGCCCAGCTATCCGGCCCTGCGTTCGGCCCGCGCGGGCGAGATTTTTCGCCGACTGCGCCCGGATATCCTGTCGCGCTTGGCTGAAACGTCACACCCGTCCGAAGCCTTGTTGGCGTTTGACGGGTTTCTGTCGGGGTTGCCAGCCGGCGTTCAGGTGTTTTCGCTGTTCGAGGCCAACCCTCAACTGATTGACCTGTTGATCGATATCGTCGGGACAGCGCCGACATTAGCCACATATCTGTCGCGCAACGCGGCGGTGTTTGATGCGGTGATTGTCGGCGATTTCTTTGCGGCATGGCCGGGACGCGACGTATTGCTGGAGGGGCTGAGGGCGACCCTAGAGGCAGAGAGCGACTACGAGGCGCGTCTGGATGCGGCCCGGCGCTGGCGACGAGAATGGCATTTCCGCGTTGGGGTGCATCATTTGCGCGGGCTGATTTCCGGTGCAGAGGCAGGCACGCAATACGCCGATCTGGCCGATGCAATCCTGACAGTATTGTGGCCCGAGGTCGTCCGGCAATTCGCGGCCAAGCACGGTGATCCGCCGGGGCGCGGCGCGGTTGTCCTTGGAATGGGGTCGCTGGGTGCTGGATGGCTTAACGCCGGGTCGGATCTGGATCTGATCGTGATCTATGACGCTGACGGGGCAGAGGGATCGGACGGTGTGCGCCCACTGGCGACCCGTCCCTACTATGCGCGCCTGACGCAAGCGATGATCACTGCGCTTACGGCACCAATGGCGCAGGGGCGGTTATATGAGGTGGATATGCGCCTGCGCCCGTCAGGCAATCAGGGACCTGTCGCAACGGCGTGGAAATCCTTCCGCGATTACCAATCTGACGAGGCGTGGGTGTGGGAACATCTGGCATTGACGCGGGCACGGGTTGTGACTGGAGACGAGGCGCTCGGGAATGATGTGGAAACGTTCCGTCGTGAGCTGCTGGCGCGGCCACGCGACCGTGGAAAGGTGTTGAAGGAAGTGTCCGAGATGCGCGCACGTATCCGCGCGGCCAAGGCACCGGGAGGCCCATTAGATGCAAAGTTCGGGCCGGGACGGATACAAGAGATCGAACTGATCGCGCAGGCGGGAGCATTGATGGAGGGCAGTCCGGATCGCGGGACGCAGGCCGGGCTGAACGCCGGTGTCGCAATCGACTGGCTCAGTGACGCAGACGAGAGGGCGCTGACGGATGCTTATGCGCTTTGGTCTAGTCTGCTACAGGCGGCACGATTGCTGGGTGACAAACCCCTGAACCCGGATGCTCTGGGGGCGGGGGCCGGGCAGTTCGTGCTGCGTGAAACGGGTCAGCCTGACACTGCTGCATTGCTGGCGGGGCTGGAACACGTGACAGAACAGGCCGGACGGGTGATTGAAAGCGCGTTGTTGGCCGCACCGAAGGAGTAA
- a CDS encoding DUF6778 family protein — protein sequence MKMIKIVAAMLMGLAVSACASSEPEFASRNAPLETPEQIAPVAVSVQTVTVSVPRALKVSEANRFYPGGDIVWREDPRGDRHVQVQRIVQDAMVKGVTGLNNGVPVELYVEVTRFHALTQKARYTTGGVHDLEFTVTLRDPATGNPLTEPRLIRADLKAYGGKQAIAAEGRGETQKVRITNHLAEVIRAEITQPGSYKSADLGMMRLFNKSGS from the coding sequence ATGAAAATGATCAAGATAGTGGCAGCAATGCTGATGGGCCTCGCGGTTTCCGCCTGCGCCTCTTCTGAACCAGAATTTGCGTCACGGAACGCACCGCTGGAGACACCCGAGCAAATCGCGCCTGTAGCAGTCAGTGTACAAACGGTCACTGTTAGCGTGCCTCGGGCGCTAAAGGTTTCGGAAGCCAACCGGTTCTATCCCGGCGGTGACATCGTCTGGCGCGAGGACCCGCGCGGGGATCGCCATGTGCAGGTGCAGAGAATTGTGCAGGATGCCATGGTCAAGGGTGTGACCGGCCTCAACAACGGTGTACCGGTCGAACTGTATGTAGAGGTGACACGCTTTCACGCGCTGACCCAAAAGGCGCGCTATACCACCGGTGGCGTACATGATCTGGAGTTTACAGTGACACTGCGGGACCCGGCCACAGGTAATCCATTGACGGAACCGCGACTGATCCGTGCTGACCTCAAAGCCTATGGCGGCAAGCAGGCGATTGCGGCCGAGGGACGCGGTGAAACGCAGAAAGTGCGTATCACCAACCATCTGGCAGAGGTGATCCGGGCCGAGATCACCCAGCCGGGCAGCTACAAGAGCGCCGACCTTGGGATGATGCGTCTGTTCAACAAATCCGGCAGCTGA
- a CDS encoding RSP_2647 family RNA methyltransferase: MMPSPLPVIRLKPKTSPRGILRGFPWVYDNELVTDRRTKALAPGSIAVLEDANRRALAVVAVNPASRIMARVLDRDPSAVVDRDWLRVRLTRALEMRARLYDAPYYRLIHAEGDGMPGVVIDRFGDTCVIQPNAAWAEAQLTDLADVLSEVTGCAHVLKNAGGRARGLEGLDDVGAVLIGAAPDAPVPVPMNGATYMADLTGGQKTGLFYDQRPNHAFAASLAQGARVLDVFSHVGGFGLAALAHGAASALAVDGSEPALMLAKGGAASMGAESRFETRKGDAFAVLTSLADEGVTFDMVICDPPAFAPSKKALEAGLRAYERVARLAVPLVAPGGYLGLCSCSHAVDLTAFRAACLRGIGRAGGQAQLIHTGQAGPDHPMHPMLAESGYLKALFFRL, encoded by the coding sequence ATGATGCCGTCCCCTTTGCCTGTGATCCGCCTGAAACCCAAAACCTCGCCGCGCGGCATCCTGCGCGGCTTTCCTTGGGTTTATGACAACGAACTGGTCACCGACCGGCGCACCAAGGCGTTGGCTCCGGGCAGCATCGCCGTTTTGGAGGATGCGAACCGCCGGGCGCTGGCGGTGGTGGCGGTTAACCCTGCGTCGCGCATCATGGCGCGGGTATTGGACCGTGACCCGTCCGCAGTCGTCGACCGCGATTGGCTGCGGGTTCGGCTGACCCGCGCGCTGGAAATGCGTGCACGGCTCTATGATGCGCCATACTACCGTTTAATCCATGCCGAAGGGGATGGAATGCCGGGTGTCGTCATCGACCGTTTTGGAGACACCTGCGTGATCCAGCCCAATGCCGCATGGGCCGAGGCGCAATTGACCGATCTGGCTGATGTTCTGTCCGAAGTGACCGGCTGCGCGCATGTGCTGAAAAATGCAGGCGGTCGTGCACGCGGGTTAGAGGGGCTGGATGACGTTGGCGCTGTTCTGATCGGTGCCGCCCCTGACGCACCGGTGCCAGTGCCGATGAATGGCGCGACATATATGGCCGACTTGACCGGCGGGCAGAAGACCGGACTGTTTTATGATCAGCGGCCCAATCACGCTTTTGCGGCGTCGCTGGCACAGGGTGCGCGGGTTCTGGACGTGTTTTCGCATGTTGGTGGTTTTGGTCTGGCCGCGTTGGCGCATGGCGCGGCTTCTGCTTTGGCTGTCGACGGGTCAGAGCCCGCGCTCATGCTGGCCAAGGGTGGGGCGGCGTCGATGGGGGCCGAATCCCGTTTCGAGACGCGCAAAGGCGATGCGTTTGCGGTACTGACGTCCTTGGCCGACGAGGGGGTGACATTTGACATGGTAATCTGCGACCCGCCAGCCTTTGCCCCGTCAAAAAAGGCGTTGGAGGCCGGGCTGCGCGCCTATGAGCGTGTGGCGCGTCTGGCGGTGCCATTGGTCGCGCCGGGTGGGTATCTGGGGCTATGCTCATGCAGTCATGCCGTCGATTTGACGGCTTTCCGTGCCGCGTGTCTGCGCGGAATCGGACGCGCAGGAGGACAGGCGCAATTGATTCACACTGGCCAAGCGGGACCGGATCATCCAATGCACCCTATGTTGGCCGAAAGCGGGTATCTCAAGGCGTTGTTCTTTCGTCTATGA